From a region of the Calonectris borealis chromosome 2, bCalBor7.hap1.2, whole genome shotgun sequence genome:
- the HTR5A gene encoding 5-hydroxytryptamine receptor 5A: protein MERPLNLSCFADTTPDTGNQSGSSAGPDDGRVHLSIFSVLVLTLLAMLVVATFLWNGLVLATILRVRTFHRVPHNLVASMAISDVMVAALVMPLSLVRELSGRRWRLGRSLCQVWISFDVLCCTASIWNVTAIALDRYWSITRHLEYTLRIRRRISNIMIALTWALSAFISLAPLLFGWGETYSEDSEECQVSQEPSYTIFSTFGAFYLPLCVVLFVYWKIYKAAKFRIGSRKSNSITPITPEALEVKEAAQQPQMVFTVRHATVTFQTDGDTWREQKEKKAALMVGILIGVFVLCWIPFFITELINPLCSCDIPPIWKSIFLWLGYSNSFFNPLIYTAFNKNYNNAFRNLFFRQH, encoded by the exons ATGGAGCGCCCGCTCAACCTCAGCTGCTTCGCCGATACGACGCCGGACACCGGCAACCAGAGCGGGTCCTCCGCCGGCCCGGACGACGGGCGGGTACACCTCTCCATCTTCAGTGTGCTGGTCCTCACCCTGTTGGCCATGCTGGTGGTGGCCACGTTCCTCTGGAACGGGCTGGTCCTGGCCACCATCCTCCGGGTACGCACTTTCCACCGGGTGCCCCACaacctggtggcctccatggcCATCTCCGATGTGATGGTGGCGGCCCTCGTCATGCCCCTCAGCTTGGTGCGCGAGTTGTCtgggcggcggtggcggctggGCCGGTCACTGTGCCAGGTGTGGATCTCCTTTGATGTGCTGTGCTGCACCGCCAGCATCTGGAACGTCACAGCCATCGCCCTTGACCGCTACTGGTCCATCACCCGCCACCTGGAGTACACGCTCCGCATCCGGCGCCGCATCTCCAACATCATGATTGCCCTCACCTGGGCACTCTCTGCCTTCATCTCCTTGGCCCCGCTGCTCTTTGGCTGGGGAGAGACTTACTCAGAGGACAGTGAGGAATGCCAAGTCAGCCAGGAGCCTTCCTACACCATCTTCTCCACCTTTGGCGCCTTCTACCTGCCCCTTTGCGTGGTGCTCTTTGTGTACTGGAAGATCTACAAGGCTGCCAAGTTTCGAATTGGATCTCGGAAGAGCAACTCCATCACTCCCATTACCCCAGAAGCCCTGGAG GTAAAAGAAGCTGCCCAGCAGCCACAGATGGTCTTCACTGTCCGTCATGCCACTGTTACATTCCAGACGGACGGAGACACGTggagagagcagaaggaaaagaaagctgctCTCATGGTGGGCATCCTTATCGGGGTCTTCGTGCTCTGCTGGATCCCCTTCTTCATCACAGAGCTCATCAACCCCCTCTGCTCGTGCGACATCCCACCCATTTGGAAGAGTATTTTTCTATGGCTAGGCTattcaaattccttttttaatccACTCATCTACACTGCTTTCAACAAAAACTACAACAATGCCTTCAGGAACCTATTCTTTAGACAGCACTGA